GACGGGCACGTCGGTCATGCGACGACCTCCGTGCGCACGAGGGCTGCTGCCACCCGGTCGATGTCGACCTCGGACCCGGCCGAGATGCGCACGCCCTCACCCGAGAAGGCACGGGTGATCACGCCGCCCTCGGCGAGAAGCCGCTCGAGATCCTCGGTGCGCTCTCCGGCGGGGACCCAGACGAAGTTCGCCTCGGAGACCACCGCCGGCCACCCGGCCTCAGTGAGCAGGCCGTGCAACCGGTCGCGCTGTGCGACGACCTCGTCGATGCGGATCGCGAGTTCGTCCTCGGCATCCAACGATGCGATCGCGGCGATCTGCGCGAGATCGGTGACGCCGAACGGAACGGCGACCTTGCGCTGGTTGTCGGCGACCTCGGCGGGCGCGATCGCGTAGCCGATGCGCAGGCCCGCGAGACCGTACGCCTTGGAGAACGTGTGCAGCACGGCGACGTGCGGATGCCGACGGAAGAGGGCGACTCCGGCTCCGCCCTGCTCGCCGTCCACGTAGGGCGTGCGATCGAAGTGGACATAGGCCTCGTCGATCACCACGAGCACGTCCTGCGGCACGGCGGCGACGAACCGTTCCAGTGCGTCGGCACCCACCACGGTGCCGGTCGGGTTGTTCGGGTTGCAGACGAAGATCAGCCGGGTACGCGGGGTGATCGCGGCGAGCATCGCATCGAGGTCGTGCGCGTGGTCGGCGTCCAGCGGAACCGCCACCGGAGTCGCCCCGGCGATACGGACCAGCGAGGGATAGGCCTCGAAGGAGCGCCAGGCGAACATGACCTCGTCTCCGTCGCCGGCGACGGCGTGGATCAGCTGCGCGGCGAGCTCGACAGAACCGGCGCCGACGGTGATGTGCGCGGCATCCACGGCGTACCGCTCGGCGAGCCGGGAGCGCAGCGCCGCCGCGCTCATGTCGGGATAGCGGTGGATCGAGCCGAGGCGATCCTGCACGGCGGCGGTGACCGAGGGCAGCGGCGGATGCGGGGACTCGTTCGAGGAGAGCTTGGAAGCACCGGCGGGGGCCGAGCGGCCCTGACGGTAGGCGGGCACGGCGTCGAGGCCGGCGCGAGTGGGGAGAGGCATCGTCAGAGCATCCTTGCTGTGCTGAAGCTGTGGGATCCGGCACCCGAGCGGTGCCGACTGCTGAACAGTAGACCGGATGCGGGCGGCTGGGCAATCGGTGCAGTCGCTGATGCACATCGCGCGCAGCCGTTGGGGCTTCGCCGCCGAAATGCTGTGCAGAGTGCTCAGTCGCCGGACTCAGCGCTCTGGGGTGAGCGCGCGCGGATCCGCCACCGGCAGGCGGCAGACGAACGCGCGGCAGTCGTAAGCCAGCTCCTCAGCCTGGATGGACGCATCGCCCTTCCCCTCGAACAGCTCGAAGCCCGCCGCAGCGAAGGAACGCGCCTGCGCGGGGGTCACGACCGCGACGAGATCTGCGTCAGCGCCGCGCGCCGCCGAGGCCAGCGCACCGGCCGGGTCGCGGGTGACCACCACGATCTGTCGCGGCGCATCGACGAGCCTCGCCGCGACGCGGAGCAGCGTGCCGTGCGCGAACGGCTGATCCACCGCGCGGCCGGCCTGGTCGCGGACCAGCGCCACCGCCCGCTCGCGATACCGCTCCCCCGCGCCCAGCAGCCAGGCCGACACCGCGGCACCCGCGATCGCCGACGAAGCAGACGGCAGGTCGCCGTCGGTCTGATCGGGCGCGGCGGCGATTCCGTGCGCGGTGAGCAGCGGATCGCGACGCACACCGCTCAGCGCGTGATCCAGCACCTCCAGAGCGGTCGTCGCCCATCTCGCCTCACCGGTGGCGACCGCGAGGGCGAAGAGGCCGTCGGCGAACAGTGCGAGATCGGCACCCGTCGCCACCGCAGCCGCGGCCTCGCCGCCCAGGGACGTGCGCACCAGCTCGCCGTCGGCGCCGCGGTTGACCCGCAGCACCGTGTCGGCCGCAGTCACCGCCGCCTCGATCCAGGCGGGCTCGGACCAGCGTGCCCCCGCACGGGCGAGAGCCGCGATCGCGAGCCCGTTCCACCCCGTGATGACCTTCCCGTCGACCGCGGGCGGCTCGAGCCCCGCCCTCTCCGACACCGGCCGGAGGTAGTAGCCACCCTCATCGCGGCGGCCGTCGATCCACGACTCGGAATCCTGTCCGGCGCCGAACCCGCCGCCCCGCAGCTGCAGCGTGGTGAGGAGGAACTCCACGATCCCCCGCGCGGTCTCGGCGTCGCCGGCGTCCCCCGCCACATCGAGCAGCTGCGCGTTGTCGACCAGCATCCGCTCGTAGTGCGGCACCGTCCAGTCACGCTGCGTCGCGTAGCGGAAGAACCCGCCATCGGCATCGTGCAGGGCCGAGGCCGCCATGGCCACGAGCGCCCGGTCGGCGGCGGCCGCGGCATCCGGTGACTCACGGCGCACCAGCGGGCTCTGCAGGAACCGCAGCGTCGTCGCGACCGGGAACTTCGGAGCGCCCCCGAATCCGCCGAACCGGGCGTCTTCGCGGGCAGCGATCGCCTCGGCAGACGCCGCGATCGCCGACGCCGCGGGCAGATCGGCGCGGGTCGTCTCCGCAGCACGGTGCAGGGCATCGGTCACGGCATCGGCCGACTCCTCCGCCTGCGCCCGGCGGAGTGACCATGCCTCGCCGACAGCGGCGAGCACCTCGCGGAACGACGGCAGGGGCGCCCGCGACTCGGGAGGCCAGTACGTGCCGGCGTAGAACGCCTTGCCCCGCGGCGTCGCGAACACGGTGAGCGGCCAGCCGAGGTTCTGCGTGAAAGCGGATGCCGCCGCCATGTACGCGCCGTCGACGTCGGGATGCTCCTCGCGATCGACCTTCACCGCGACGAACCCCTCGTTCATGAGGCCCGCAGTGACGGGGTCGGAGAACGATTCGCGCGCCATCACGTGGCACCAGTGGCAGGTCGAGTAGCCGATCGAGATCAGCAGCGGCACATCGCGGCGCTGCGCCTCGGCGAACGCCTCCGGTCCCCCACGGGTACCAGTCGACCGGATTGTCGGCGTGCGAGCGGAGGTACGGGCTGAGCGTGTCGGCGAGCCGGTTGGTCATGCCCTCACGCTACGCCGCCGGGAGCACTCTCGCGCGGTCAGCCGACCAGCAGCTCGACCGGTCGGGAGGCCGCGTATCCGACCAGGGGCAGAGCACGTTCCGCGGCAAGCGCGATGCGCGATCGCAGCACGTCGGAGACGATCTCGTAGCGGTCGAAGTCGGTGTCGCTCGCGTATACGCCCAGCGGCAGCGTCAGCGCCTGGAAGAACGCGAAGAGCGGACGCAGCTGGTGCTCGATGATCAGCGCGTGGCGCTCACCCCCGCCGGTGGCGGCCAGCAGCACGGGCTTGCCGACCAGGTCGTACTGTCCGACGAAGTCGAAGAGGTGCTTGAAGAGGCCGGTGAACGAGGCTCGGTAGACCGGGCTCCCGACGATCAGCAGATCGGCGGCCTCGATGGCCTGGAGCTTCTCCTCGACCTCGGGCGGCAGCTGGTCGCGACGCAGCGCGCCGGAGAGACGGGGGCCGATGTCGGTCAGCTCGATGATCTCGACGTCGACCTCGGCACGTTCGGCCACCGCCTCGGCGATGGCGCGGACGAGGGCGGTGGTCTTGCTCGGCTCGTGCAGGGATCCCGACACGGCCACGACGCGATAGCGAGCTGTCATGTGTTCGACGCTACCCACGACGACGCCCCGTGTCGCGGAGAGCGACACGGGGCGTCATGTGTGATCCGAGAGCTCAGTTCACGTCGTTCGGGTGCGAACCGACGCGGCCAGAACCGTCGAGCGGGTCGAGGGCGTCGATCGCCGCGACCTCGGCATCGGTGAGCGTGAAGCCGAAGACATCGAGGTTCTCGCGCAGGCGCTCCGCGCGCACCGACTTCGGGAACACGATGATGCCCTTCTGCAGGTGCCAGCGCAGCACCGCCTGCGCGGGGGTGACACCATGCGCCGCGGCGGCATCGGCGACGGCGGGGATGCCGAACAGATCGTACTTCCCCTGGCCCAGCGGGCCCCAGGCCTCGATGCGGATGCCGTGCTCGTCGGACCAGGCGACGACGTCGCGCTGCTGGTACGCCGGGTGCAGCTCGATCTGGTTGACGGCGGGCACGACGCCGGTCTCGGCGACCACGCGCTCGAGGTGCGGCACGAGGAAGTTCGAGACGCCGATACTGCGCGTGAGGCCGGCCTCGCGCAGCTCGACGAGCTTCGAGAAGGCGTGCACATAGTCGTCCTTCGCGGGCGTCGGCCAGTGCACCAGGTACAGATCGACGCTCTCCAGACCCAGCTTCTGCAGGCTCTCGGTGATCGCCGCGCGGGGTTCGTCACCGTGGTGGCGGTCGTTCCACAGCTTGGTCGTGATGAACAGTTCGTCGCGGGCGATGCCGGAGGCGGCGATCGCCGCTCCCACGCCTTCTTCGTTGCCGTAGATGGCGGCGGTGTCGATGTGGCGGTATCCGAGCGCGAGCGCTTCACTCACCGCGCGCTCCGTCTCGGCCGCCGGCACCTTGAAGACGCCGTAGCCGAGCTGCGGGATGGTGTTGCCGTCGTTCAGTTCGAGTGCAGGAATGGTCATGAATTCAGCCTACGACCTGTGATGACAGGGACGGCCGCCATCGCCTTCGCGGCCCGACCGACCAGCCGTTCGAGCGGCCCCCGTCCGACGAACATCGACCACAGGGTCGTGGCGACCACCAATCCGAGCGCCATGGCGGCCCAGAACAGCGTTGCTCGTGACATAGCCCGCCGGCCCCGAGACCAGCATGATCACGAGCACGTGCGCACTGTATGCCGTCAGCGGCATGGAGCCGAGGGCACCGAGCGGCAGCAGCACCCAGCGCAGCGGACGGCTGAGCAGCACGCACAGCGCGATCACCGCGAGCGCGAAGCCGCCGGAGCCGAGGATCTCCGCCGTGCCGCCGCTGTGCGGATCCACCGCGAGAACGCGCGAGACCGCCGAGCCCAGCGGATCGGTCGCGCGAGCGCCTGAGGATACGACTCCCACCCCGCGCCGGACGCTCCGTCGCCGGAATGCGAGCTGACGCCGGAATGAAGCTGCTGTCGCCACGAGGAGGCGCTCGATCCGGAAACTGAAGCGCTGCTGTCCGCCGCCGGTCGTGCCCTGCCGACCCGAGCGCGCCGAGGCCGTAGCCCGACCCCGCCAGCAGCACGCCGACGCCGAGGGCCACCGCGGCCGTGCGCACGCGGTCGATCCCAGACCGGCCGAGCGCCATGCCCGCGAGGACGAACGCCATCCACACGGTGATCGGATACGTGCCGTACAGCACGAAGCCGATCCCGGCGCCGTAGGGGTGCAGCGCGACCGCGTGACGAGCGCCAGCAGCGGCCGGCCCGACGAGCGCGAGCACGCCGCGAGCGACGAGCAGCTGCCAGGCCCGCCAGCGCAGGAACGGGATGACGGCGACGTAGAGCAGGCCGTAGAGCGTGAGGATCACGGCGATGGGCGTGTTGAGCATCTCCAGCAGCCAGGCCGATCACGAAGATCACGGCGCCCCGGCCGATCAGGTTCAGCCGGATGCTCGGGATGCGCTCCGGGATCGGGCGCGCGTGCCGCCCGGTCATCAGAGCGATCGACACCCCGGCCAGCACGGCGAACAGGATCGACGAGCGGCCGTGCACCAGGTCGGTCCAGGTCGACGGCGTCGAGCCACTCGAAGCGCTCGCGTCTCACCGATGTGCGCGCCGGCCATGCCGAGGATCGCGAGGCCGCGGGCGACGTCGAGGCCGAGGATGCGCGGCGGTCGTCCGAATTCGTCGGAACCACTGGACGGGGCGAAGTGCGTCAGGTCACCCGATGATCGTAGGGGGCGAATACCGGCATACGATGGAGGGCTATGTCCACCCCCGTGATCTCCTATCCCCCGGAGCTGCCCGTCAGCGCAGCCCGGGGCGAGATCGCCGACGCCATCCGCGACCACCAGGTCGTGATCGTCGCCGGGCGCGACCGGGTCGGGGAAGACCACGCAGCTGCCCAAGATCGCCCTCGAGCTCGGCCGCGAACGCATCGCCCACACGCAGCCGCGCCGACTCGCCGCGCGCACGATCGCCGAGCGCGTCGCGGAGGAGCTGCAGGTCGAGCTCGGCACGCTCGTCGGCTACAAGGTGCGCTTCACCGACAAGGTCTCGGAGGCGACCCGCATCGCGCTGATGACCGACGGCATCCTGCTGAACGAGATCCACCGCGACCGGCTCCTGACGCGCGTACGACACGATCATCATCGACGAGGCGCACGAGCGCTCGCTCAACGTCGACTTCCTGCTCGGCTACCTCGCCCGCATCCTGCCCGGAACGCCCCGACCTCAAGGTGATCATCACCTCGGCCACGATCGACCCGCAGAGCTTCGCGCAGCACTTCGCCGATCGCCGACGGGCGACCCCGCGCCCGTCATCGAGGTGTCGGGGCGCACCTACCCGGTCGAGATCCGCTACGCGGACCGACGTCGAGGAGACCGGACGAGGGCCGACTCCGGGACCGAGGACGAGGTCTCGCGCGATCGTCACGGCGCTGCGCGAACTCGACCGCGAAGCGCCCGGCGACGTGCTCGTGTTCCTCCCCGGCGAGGCGGAGATCCGCGACGCCGCCGACGCGGTGCGCGGCGCCGTACGCGAACGACCGCTCGCCCGACCGAGGTCCTCCCGCTGTTCGGCCGGCTTTCCGCCGCCGACCAGCACCGCGTGTTCGAGCGCAGCCGCGTGGCAGGCGTGCGTCGCCGCGTCGTCCTCGCCACCAACGTCGCCGAGACGAGCCTCACGGTGCCCGGCATCCGCTACGTGATCGACACCGGCACCGCGCGCATCTCGCGCTACAGCAACCGCTCCAAGGTGCAGCGGCTGCCCATCGAGGCCATCTCGCAGGCCTCGGCGAACCAGCGCTCCGGCCGTGCGGGCCGCACGAGCGACGGCATCGCGATCCGCCTCTACTCGGAGGAGGACTTCGAGCGCGCCCCGAGTTCACCGAGCCCGAGATCCTGCGCACCTCGCTGGCCTCGGTGATCCTGCAGATGCTCGTCGCTCGGCTTCGGCGACATCACCGCATTCCCCTTCCTCACTCCTCCCGACTCCCGTGGCGTCAAGGCGGCGTTCGACCTGCTCACCGAGCTCGGAGCGGTCGACCCGCGCCCGGGCTCGGATCAGCCGCGCGGCTCACCCGCATCGGCCGCGACATCTCGCGCATCCCGATCGATCCGCGCTTCGCCCGCATGCTCGATCGAGGCCGGGCGCAACGGCGTCGCGCCGCGACGTGCTCGCGATCGTCGCGGGACTCTCGATCCAGGACGTGCGGGAGCGGCCCGAGGAGCGCCGCGAGGAGGCGGATCGGCTGCACGCCCGCTTCGTGGATCCGACCAGCGACTTCCTGACCCTGCTCAACCTCTGGAACCACCTGCGCGAGCAGCAGCGCGAGCTCGGGCTCGAGCGCGTTCCGCCGCCTGTGCCGCGCCGAGCACCTCAACTACGTGCGCGTCCGCGAGTGGTTCGACGTGCACCGTCAGCTGCGCTCGCTGCTGTCGGGCGCCCACGTGCACATCGCCGACGGCGACGGTGTGGCCGACCCCGACGCGATCCACCGGTCGATCCTCGCCGGGCTGCTGTCGCAGATCGGCATCCTCGATGAGCGCACGGCGCCAGCGGGCAAAGGCCACTCCCCCGCGAAGGATCCGAAGCGGCGCGTCACCGAATACCGCGGCGCGCGCGGCATCCGGTTCTCGATCTTCCCCGGCTCGGGGCTGCGCAAGAAGTCGCCGCGTGCCGTCATGGCCGCCGAGATCGTCGAGACCTCGCGCACGTTCGCGCGGACGGTCGCCGCGATCGACCCCGCGTGGGCCGAAGCGCTCGCGGGCGACCTCGCCAAGAGACAGGTCACCGAGCCGCACTGGTCGAAGGATGCCGGCGCTGCCGTCGCGTTCGAGAAGGTGACGCTGTTCGGCGTGGAGATCATCCCGCGACGGCGGGTGCAGTTCGCCCGCATCGACCGCGCGGCCTCGCGCGAACTCTTCCTCCGGCATGCACTCGTCGAGGGCGAGTGGGATCCCAGCAGGCTCGACAAGCGCGTCTCGCGCGTTCTGGCGCAGCAACGGCGAGCTCCGCAAGCGTCTCGAGAAGCTCGAGGAGCGCGAGCGCCGCCGCGACATCCTGGCCGGCGACGAGGCGGTGTACCGCTTCTACGACGAACGCATCCCCGCCGAGGTCTTCGATGTGCGCTCGTTCGAGTCGTGGTGGCGCGAGGTGCTGCAGGCCACGCCGAAGCTGCTGGTGATGCGCGAGGGCGACCTCGTCGACGACCAGGACCGCGCCGACCAGAGCGAATTCCCCACGCGGTGGACGCAGGGCGATCAGGTGCTCGGACTCGCCTACCGGTTCGAGCCGGGCGCCGAGGACGACGGCGTGAGCGTCGTGATCCCGCTGGCCCTGCTCGCCCAGGTCGAGGACCGCGGGTTCGACTGGCAGGTGCCTGGCCTGCGCGCCGAGCTCATCACCGGACTCCTGCGCGCGCTGCCCAAGGCGATCCGCCGGCATGTGGTTCCCGCCGCGGACTGGGCGGAGAAGTTCGGAGAGGCTCTCGACGGTGAGGGCCCGGAGACGCACGGCGGCCTGCCGTCGCGCACACTGAAGGAAGCCCTGGCACGGCTGATCCAGCCACTGGCGAACCAGCTCGTCTCGGCCTCCGAATTCGAAGACGATCGCGTGCCGGCGCACCTGCGCATGAACTTCCGCGCCGTGGACGAGCGCGGGAGGACAGCCGGCTCCGGGCGCGACCTCACGGTCCTGCAGCAGCAGCTCTCGGATCGCGCGCGCAGCAGCGTGGCGCGCTCGATCGCCGCTCCCCCACGCCAGCGCGGGGCGACGCAGGCCTCCGCATCGGTCGCCGCCGCATCCGCCCGCGGTCCGATCGAGCAGGACGGGTTGACGGCGTGGACCTTCGGCGATCTGCCCGAGGTGCTCGACACCCGCGTGGCCGGCGGTGTGGTGCGGGGGTATCCGGCGATCGTCGACCAGGGCAAGACTGCATCGGTGCGCGTGGAATCGACGGCGGATGCCGCTGCCACCGCGACCCGCGACGGCGTGCTGCGCCTCGTGCTGCTCGCCGTTCCCTCGCCCTCGTCGTATGTGCAGCAGCACCTCACCAGCCAGGAGAAGCTCGCACTCGCCGCGTCGCCCTACTCGTCGGCGGCAGCGCTGATCGAGGACTGCCGCGCCGCGGTCGCCCGCGCCGTGATCGAGCGGACGGAGCCGGGCGGCGTCATCCGCACCCAGGCCGGGTTCGAGCGGGTGCGCGATGCCGTCTCGGCCGTGCTCGTCGACGAACTGTTCGCCTGCGTCTCGCTGGTCGCCCGCATCCTCACGACCTCACGCGAGGTGGAACGCGGGATCAAGGGGCAGAACTCCCTGGCGCTGCTGGGTCCGCTGAACGACATCCGCACCCAGCTCTCTGGACTCCTGCACTCCGGCTTCGTCTCGGCCGCGGGCGTGGAGCGGCTCGGACACTACCCCCGATACCTGACCGGGATGCTCGAGCGGCTGAAGACGCTGTCGAGCGAACCGGGCAAGGATCGCGCCCGCATGACCGAGTTCGAGCGCATATCGAAGGCGTTCGAGGATGCCGGTGGCACGATCCCGCTGCCCACCGGCGCCTCCTCGGCGCTGGTCGAGACGCGCTGGTTGCTCGAGGAGTACCGCATCAGCGTCTTCGCGCAACGTCTCGGTACCGCGCAGCCGGTCTCACCGCAACGGATCCTGAAGGTGCTGGCCGGATCCTGAAGGTGCTGGCCGGGTCCTGAGAGGGCGGGGCCGGATAGTCTCGTCTCATGGCTCGCGCGATCGTCTACACCGAAATCGGCTCCCCCGACGTCCTGCATCTCAGCGAGATCCCCGATCCGGTTCCCGGTGACGGAGAGCTCGTCGTGCGCATCGAGGCCGCTGGCGTGAACCCGATCGATGCGAAGATCCGCGGGGGCAAGCGCCCCTCGCCGCCCATCACCGAGCCGCGTCCGGTCGGCTACGACGGCGCCGGAGTGGTCGAGGCTGTGGGCACCGGCGTCGACGGCATCGCGGTCGGCGATCGCGTCGCGATCCGCGACACGATCGGCACCTACGCCAGCCTGCTGCGCGTGACGGCGGAGAAGGTGGTCCTGCTCCCCGATTCGGTGACCGCTGCGGAGGGCGCCGGCATCGGCATCCCCGCAGGCACCGCATTCCAGGCACTGCGCTCGCTGGGCGTGACCGCGGGAGATGTGCTGCTCGTGCATGCCGGTTCCGGTGCGGTCGGGCAGGCCGCAGTGCAGTTCGCGGTCGCCTGGGGTGCGACGGTCATCGCCACCGCCAGCCCCGCACGGCACGATCAGCTGCGAGAACTCGGCGCGATCCCCGTCGCGTACGGCGACGGCCTGCTGGATCGCGTGCGCGACGCGGCGCCCTCCCCCGTCACGGTCGCGCTCGACGGCGCCGGCACCGACGAGGCCATCGAGACCTCCCTCGCCCTCGTCGAGGATCGCGAGCGCATCGCGACCATCGTGCGCGGCCCGGACGCCGCATCGTTCGGCATCCGCGCCTTCTCCGGCGGCTCTCCCCAGCCCCTCACCGAGCAGGAGCTGGCGTGGCGCGCCGAGGCTCTGGCCGCGACCGTCGATCTGCTCGCCGCGGGCGAGTTCACGATCGACCTCGGGCCTGAACTGCCTCTCGCCGAAGCGGCGCGGGCCCATGAGCTCATGGAGTCCGGCGCCGCCTCGGGAAAGATCATCCTCGTCCCCTGATCGCCCTCCCCGGGCGTGATCACACCTCCCGGGCGTGATCGACGAGGTGTGATCAGGCGGGCGCGACCGGGCGACCGATCGACAGCATGAGCCGGTTCGCCCAGTTGAAGAACGCGGCGCCGTGGATCACATCGGCGATCTCGAGGTCGTCGAGACCGATCGCACGCAGCCGCGTGATCTCGGCCTCACCGAAGGCGTTCGGCGTATCGGTGAGCGCGACGGATGCCGCGACGATCGCGTTCCACCGCTCTCCGAGATCGGCGCCGACGCCCTCGTCGAGAAGCTGATCCACCTCATCGGTGCGCTTGCTGTAGTGCGCGGCGAAGCGCGAATGCACCGAGGCGCAGAACACGCAGCCGTTGCGTCGGGAGGCCGCGGTGGCTGCGAGTTCACGATCCGCGCGGGGAAGGCCCTCCGCCACGTTGTAGAAGATGTCCTTGTCGACCAGGGTGCGCGCCTTGAGCACCTCGGGGTCGCGGGCGAGCAGGCGGAAATAGTCGTTCTTCGCACGTGCCGCGTCGACGAGTCCCTCATAGTGCCGCGGCGTGAGCTCGTCCTCCGCGAGTGGGGCGAGATGAGGCACCCAGCCGACCTCGGAGCGGGTGAACGCGTGCGGGTGCGGGGCGTCGTGGTGCAGCAGCGCGCTGCTCGCGGTGCTCATGCGGCCTCCTCCTCGGAGTCGGAATCGGAGTGCGCGGACAAGCCCGCCGCAGCGAGCACCCGCAGCCCGGTGATCACACGCTGCTGGAAGGCGAGGAACGACACCAGTTGCGACAGGGTGACGATGCCGTCGGCCGACCATCCGGCCGCCGACAACCGCCCGAGGTCGGCGCCGGACGCCTCACGCGGGCGCAGCACGAGCAGGTGCGCGTGCGCGAGCGCGGCGGCAAGGCGTTCGCCGAGCGCTGCGGTCACGGCATCCGAGGGCACGTAGCGCGACCCGTCCGTGTTCTCCCGCTGCAGTCCGAGCTCGGTGTACGCGCCGAACGGTCCACTCACGGCCGCAGCCGCTGCCTCGGCGAGCACGACATTCGCCCGCTCCGCATCCGCCTGCCGCGCACGATCCGCATAGAAGACGGCCGTCTCGTCATCGCCCCCGCCGAGCGCGGTCGCGAACGCCGCGACGAGCTCGCGCTCCTCCTGCGACACGTGCTCCACCGAGACCGGGCGGAAGAGCGCGTCGAAGCTGGCCTGCAGCTGCTCCCTGGTCACCGGGCGGCGACGACGCAGAGCGTCGAGCTCCGGCGTCACCCCCGCGATCTGATCGACGATGTCCTGTGTCATGCCTTCTCCTTCAGTGTGGGGTTCACGGTGTAGCCGAGCGCCGGGGCGACCTGTTCGGCGAAGAGCTCGATGGAGCGCAGTACGTGGTCGTGCGGAGCATCCACCGAATGCACCTGGAACGCGACCTCGGTCGCGCGGGCGAGCGTCGCGTCGGCGGCGAGCGACTCGGCGACCTGCTCCGGCGTGCCGAGGTGGGTGTCGAGCGCGGAGATCAGCTCGTCGATGCTGTCGTCGCCGGGGATCGTCTGGCCCTGACGGCGGAAGCCCTCGGCGGCGCGGCGCA
The sequence above is drawn from the Candidatus Microbacterium colombiense genome and encodes:
- a CDS encoding alkylhydroperoxidase domain protein; this encodes MSTASSALLHHDAPHPHAFTRSEVGWVPHLAPLAEDELTPRHYEGLVDAARAKNDYFRLLARDPEVLKARTLVDKDIFYNVAEGLPRADRELAATAASRRNGCVFCASVHSRFAAHYSKRTDEVDQLLDEGVGADLGERWNAIVAASVALTDTPNAFGEAEITRLRAIGLDDLEIADVIHGAAFFNWANRLMLSIGRPVAPA
- a CDS encoding NADP-dependent oxidoreductase; protein product: MARAIVYTEIGSPDVLHLSEIPDPVPGDGELVVRIEAAGVNPIDAKIRGGKRPSPPITEPRPVGYDGAGVVEAVGTGVDGIAVGDRVAIRDTIGTYASLLRVTAEKVVLLPDSVTAAEGAGIGIPAGTAFQALRSLGVTAGDVLLVHAGSGAVGQAAVQFAVAWGATVIATASPARHDQLRELGAIPVAYGDGLLDRVRDAAPSPVTVALDGAGTDEAIETSLALVEDRERIATIVRGPDAASFGIRAFSGGSPQPLTEQELAWRAEALAATVDLLAAGEFTIDLGPELPLAEAARAHELMESGAASGKIILVP
- the msuE gene encoding FMN reductase; its protein translation is MTARYRVVAVSGSLHEPSKTTALVRAIAEAVAERAEVDVEIIELTDIGPRLSGALRRDQLPPEVEEKLQAIEAADLLIVGSPVYRASFTGLFKHLFDFVGQYDLVGKPVLLAATGGGERHALIIEHQLRPLFAFFQALTLPLGVYASDTDFDRYEIVSDVLRSRIALAAERALPLVGYAASRPVELLVG
- a CDS encoding CMD domain protein; this encodes MTQDIVDQIAGVTPELDALRRRRPVTREQLQASFDALFRPVSVEHVSQEERELVAAFATALGGGDDETAVFYADRARQADAERANVVLAEAAAAAVSGPFGAYTELGLQRENTDGSRYVPSDAVTAALGERLAAALAHAHLLVLRPREASGADLGRLSAAGWSADGIVTLSQLVSFLAFQQRVITGLRVLAAAGLSAHSDSDSEEEAA
- a CDS encoding aldo/keto reductase encodes the protein MTIPALELNDGNTIPQLGYGVFKVPAAETERAVSEALALGYRHIDTAAIYGNEEGVGAAIAASGIARDELFITTKLWNDRHHGDEPRAAITESLQKLGLESVDLYLVHWPTPAKDDYVHAFSKLVELREAGLTRSIGVSNFLVPHLERVVAETGVVPAVNQIELHPAYQQRDVVAWSDEHGIRIEAWGPLGQGKYDLFGIPAVADAAAAHGVTPAQAVLRWHLQKGIIVFPKSVRAERLRENLDVFGFTLTDAEVAAIDALDPLDGSGRVGSHPNDVN
- a CDS encoding DUF3418 domain-containing protein; the protein is MHSSRASGIPAGSTSASRAFWRSNGELRKRLEKLEERERRRDILAGDEAVYRFYDERIPAEVFDVRSFESWWREVLQATPKLLVMREGDLVDDQDRADQSEFPTRWTQGDQVLGLAYRFEPGAEDDGVSVVIPLALLAQVEDRGFDWQVPGLRAELITGLLRALPKAIRRHVVPAADWAEKFGEALDGEGPETHGGLPSRTLKEALARLIQPLANQLVSASEFEDDRVPAHLRMNFRAVDERGRTAGSGRDLTVLQQQLSDRARSSVARSIAAPPRQRGATQASASVAAASARGPIEQDGLTAWTFGDLPEVLDTRVAGGVVRGYPAIVDQGKTASVRVESTADAAATATRDGVLRLVLLAVPSPSSYVQQHLTSQEKLALAASPYSSAAALIEDCRAAVARAVIERTEPGGVIRTQAGFERVRDAVSAVLVDELFACVSLVARILTTSREVERGIKGQNSLALLGPLNDIRTQLSGLLHSGFVSAAGVERLGHYPRYLTGMLERLKTLSSEPGKDRARMTEFERISKAFEDAGGTIPLPTGASSALVETRWLLEEYRISVFAQRLGTAQPVSPQRILKVLAGS
- the hisC gene encoding histidinol-phosphate transaminase, coding for MPLPTRAGLDAVPAYRQGRSAPAGASKLSSNESPHPPLPSVTAAVQDRLGSIHRYPDMSAAALRSRLAERYAVDAAHITVGAGSVELAAQLIHAVAGDGDEVMFAWRSFEAYPSLVRIAGATPVAVPLDADHAHDLDAMLAAITPRTRLIFVCNPNNPTGTVVGADALERFVAAVPQDVLVVIDEAYVHFDRTPYVDGEQGGAGVALFRRHPHVAVLHTFSKAYGLAGLRIGYAIAPAEVADNQRKVAVPFGVTDLAQIAAIASLDAEDELAIRIDEVVAQRDRLHGLLTEAGWPAVVSEANFVWVPAGERTEDLERLLAEGGVITRAFSGEGVRISAGSEVDIDRVAAALVRTEVVA
- a CDS encoding helicase-related protein → MFERSRVAGVRRRVVLATNVAETSLTVPGIRYVIDTGTARISRYSNRSKVQRLPIEAISQASANQRSGRAGRTSDGIAIRLYSEEDFERAPSSPSPRSCAPRWPR
- a CDS encoding DUF255 domain-containing protein → MPLLISIGYSTCHWCHVMARESFSDPVTAGLMNEGFVAVKVDREEHPDVDGAYMAAASAFTQNLGWPLTVFATPRGKAFYAGTYWPPESRAPLPSFREVLAAVGEAWSLRRAQAEESADAVTDALHRAAETTRADLPAASAIAASAEAIAAREDARFGGFGGAPKFPVATTLRFLQSPLVRRESPDAAAAADRALVAMAASALHDADGGFFRYATQRDWTVPHYERMLVDNAQLLDVAGDAGDAETARGIVEFLLTTLQLRGGGFGAGQDSESWIDGRRDEGGYYLRPVSERAGLEPPAVDGKVITGWNGLAIAALARAGARWSEPAWIEAAVTAADTVLRVNRGADGELVRTSLGGEAAAAVATGADLALFADGLFALAVATGEARWATTALEVLDHALSGVRRDPLLTAHGIAAAPDQTDGDLPSASSAIAGAAVSAWLLGAGERYRERAVALVRDQAGRAVDQPFAHGTLLRVAARLVDAPRQIVVVTRDPAGALASAARGADADLVAVVTPAQARSFAAAGFELFEGKGDASIQAEELAYDCRAFVCRLPVADPRALTPER